In Podospora pseudoanserina strain CBS 124.78 chromosome 5, whole genome shotgun sequence, a single window of DNA contains:
- a CDS encoding hypothetical protein (EggNog:ENOG503P8QI): MVGVTTIANLNAPAGKQISLYYNLKNQNLGLQQRNESTSQDPPTDVYVSSITAQVGWIENPSQVASANLTGLPLVFGFTEKKADPAVPKQLNHDVSILSPVYNPVGQTLKDNKTIAAVSDGVSASVFFLTGGSGNAYKIEEAVVGQIQPDDWSGTAVIIQDSSLAAYYSEPGVRRIIYQAADNSEIHDYRPKRGYVNIGNTNAKDASPLAVVTAGSKAYLYYVNTHDQVKRIVKSDLSNPDSWGQEQDVNAPKKVSKESQITVISAGGKNHLFYVAQGASDTTFEHIVDSQ; encoded by the exons ATGGTCGGCGTAACAACCATTGCGAACCTCAACGCCCCAGCCGGCAAGCAAATCAGCTTGTACTACAACCTCAAAAATCAGAACCTTGGTCTTCAGCAACGCAACGAGTCCACTTCGCAAGACCCCCCCACCGACGTCTATGTCTCTAGCATCACCGCTCAAGTTGGATGGATTGAGAACCCATCCCAGGTGGCCAGCGCCAACTTGACCGGTCTTCCACTTGTCTTCGGCTTCACTGAAAAGAAGGCCGATCCTGCTGTTCCCAAGCAGCTGAATCACGACGTCTCTATCCTTTCCCCTGTGTATAACCCTGTTGGCCAAACtctcaaagacaacaaaacCATCGCTGCTGTCAGTGACGGTGTGTCTGCAtctgtcttcttcctcac CGGGGGAAGTGGAAACGCCTACAAAATCGAGGAGGCAGTCGTCGGCCAAATCCAACCAGACGACTGGTCCGGAACCGCAGTCATCATCCAGGACTCATCCCTCGCTGCGTACTATTCCGAGCCCGGTGTTCGTCGGATCATTTACCAGGCTGCCGACAACTCCGAGATCCACGATTATCGCCCCAAACGAGGAT ATGTGAACATTGGCAACACCAACGCCAAAGATGCCAGTCCTCTTGCTGTTGTCACGGCCGGCAGCAAGGCCTACCTCTACTACGTGAACACACATGATCAGGTGAAGAGGATCGTCAAGAGTGACCTCTCCAACCCGGACTCGTGGGGTCAGGAACAGGATGTCAACGCGCCTAAAAAGGTTTCAAAGGAGAGTCAGATTACTGTCATCTCTGCGGGTGGCAAGAATCATTTGTTCTATGTCGCTCAGGGGGCGTCCGATACTACGTTTGAGCATATTGTCGACAGCCAGTGA
- a CDS encoding hypothetical protein (EggNog:ENOG503P99T) — MLPPPHPPPLPPPDLLQASASKHVSQWKPSPQLNVTATGPPNSVSLSLLVYNGWPFANHWEYFISLEVKRGWDISLTGRKPDRVVRLGWIQMNLVEPLDAVFRVGEDPVVEVEPRSEMEKMLFNVPAPEKTLRDAVDDQVSQFHSLCGLKTNSLQIDRRTRIMQRNCQTWIVETSEMLVKEGLLEQEVVDYLVANKQY; from the exons ATGCTTCcgccaccccatcctccaccgctgCCCCCTCCCGATCTGCTTCAAGCTTCAGCCTCCAAGCACGTGTCACAGTGGAAGCCAAGCCCTCAACTCAACGTGACTGCAACCGGACCTCCAAACTCTGTGTCGCTGTCACTCTTGGTTTATAACGGCTGGCCGTTTGCCAATCACTGGGAATATTTCATTTC GTTGGAAGTCAAGAGGGGCTGGGATATCAGTTTGACAGGCCGGAAGCCGGATCGTGTCGTGCGTTTGGGTTGGATTCAAATGAATCTTGTTGAGCCGCTGGACGCGGTGTTCCGTGTCGGGGAAGATccggtggttgaggtggagcCCAGGTCCGAGATGGAAAAGATGTTGTTCAACGTTCCTGCTCCAGAGAAGACCCTTCGCGATGCGGTCGACGATCAGGTGAGTCAGTTCCATTCGCTTTGTGGTCTGAAGACTAACAGCCTGCAGATTGACAGACGGACAAGGATCATGCAGCGAAACTGCCAGACATGGATTGTGGAAACGTCGGAGATGTTGGTCAAGGAAGGGCTGTTGGAGCAAGAAGTTGTGGATTATTTGGTGGCAAACAAGCAGTACTGA
- a CDS encoding hypothetical protein (EggNog:ENOG503P0J5), which translates to MAIFTGSKSRAINSPRHLTLRHARRNVYKARKAKGLALLGEDDDGPDLLPGEERLNSFWAPSLVAGPQYTITAEQTVTAMNNDQPLLLLSQQTFSVDAPQFMLPEQSVYSVYPPSGYPEENRMLPHVVLSDPHLPWERIGSPSTEGNGDTRRRVPWLALFTFTQEEIKLNPGDLKGLPNLPAGQEWQQTSTLSMKMTVGQMRGITNAANPIQDGEEGFRNVNDKKGEFIFIKSNLFKSLFSAFDENGNRIEKDKPDVSQYAYLSHVRKINTTGMAISGTEDVGIFSIVVGARSGPMQNKTPVSVAVHLVSIEGVEQMTFPNPEEKQFVCLCSLHSWNYTVMPPNMLNVYDSFVDLGRSLSVLRPPQDVIDSLKGNRVSERLAKRLEDGFTLVKYRLQTGESTMAFYRSPFTPTVVPKNPYFDTCSNSGQDFQVLDQELGIVDVTYSSAWNLGRVLAVGDQGFTAALSRLRGAIHKSAMHKIKLAAAKKLGGETSVRTLAEVLDGMKHTVNRLHEMSEGLPTETPDPVDGPSDPATPPTSSWVRWFRPILGPKRTRALDLNNRIIEQQYLEAATEAALELSLAQGSDEKHQIVYDETNSPVSTDWMVVLAFVMDRMFLSGVPAHYLISDPSHLSPESLKFFYIDPNWVDAMIDGTLSLGNEKGTDMDRAAIKEAVNRFIKHLPEEQKHRPQVPTYGFYLRSDLVTMFPDLKVDTVRKDQEAPPQAPLLRHEIVADGVMLGLLDRTPGSVDFDKLIFTQPPHQPCFAVGNSLGADHLTVNMRKQYTVDKEERKLDPSNPQLPFKPPIEQSPTSKDNFFLWNTVPRAVQPDVEDDLRLLRSTRLAKVQLDMLNDKNLMKPYKHPNNPEGPDIVPFEDDTPNSALFAMQLTEPIYYLEIDLKKRGSGQPVPAIASLQPPENTTMIRSLAFAVPEGPQTLRTLHSTNHPIVPKLFPPTAASGDEDSGSEDDSDHPFLRPRAASTAASSIFSLDTSEPAPLAYSPCDAPHIRSIPTVTSPILPPSPSTPHFARLAIRAAIAAEDPAGPPVFKCTAYTPNQNAIYTNSLNLPKDIVFSILVSNTQSNYMLKEFDVCIPLGDTKYQGRNMLMKTYQGAGATILSNLRFNALLQFSKLHDPELDVLMLRLLPRSSSGFVSVRKVYELSSILSLAYLNDYGKGDRVVRLITLAYFRGARERDPIRGEFEVVLSNDG; encoded by the coding sequence ATGGCGATCTTCACAGGCAGCAAGTCTCGGGCAATCAACTCCCCCCGCCATCTCACCCTCCGCCATGCCCGAAGAAATGTTTACAAAGCCCGCAAAGCTAAAGGCCTCGCCCTACTGGGCGAAGACGATGACGGTCCAGATCTCCTCCCCGGCGAGGAACGGCTCAACTCTTTCTGGGCGCCGAGTCTTGTCGCAGGACCCCAGTACACTATCACCGCGGAGCAGACCGTCACAGCCATGAATAATGACCAGCCACTGCTGCTCCTCTCTCAGCAGACCTTCTCCGTCGACGCACCACAATTCATGCTGCCTGAACAGTCCGTCTATTCCGTCTATCCGCCGTCGGGGTACCCCGAAGAGAACCGGATGCTGCCTCACGTTGTGTTGAGCGATCCCCATCTACCGTGGGAGAGAATTGGCAGCCCCAGTACGGAGGGTAATGGCGATACTAGGCGGAGGGTGCCGTGGTTGGCGCTGTTCACATTCACGCAAGAAGAGATCAAGTTGAATCCAGGAGATTTGAAGGGACTGCCGAATCTACCTGCCGGGCAGGAGTGGCAACAAACGAGTACGCTATCCATGAAGATGACCGTCGGACAGATGAGAGGGATCACAAACgccgccaaccccatccaagatggagaagaggggttTCGTAACGTCAACGACAAGAAAGGAGAAttcatcttcatcaaatCGAACTTGTTCAAGTCACTTTTCTCGGCGTTCGACGAGAATGGCAACAGGATCGAGAAGGATAAGCCAGACGTGTCTCAGTACGCATACCTCTCGCACGTGCGCAAGATCAACACAACGGGAATGGCCATCAGCGGTACAGAGGATGTCGGAATATTCTCCATCGTCGTTGGCGCACGATCTGGGCCAATGCAAAACAAAACGCCAGTCAGCGTTGCGGTTCACCTCGTCTCGATTGAGGGTGTCGAACAGATGACCTTCCCCAACCCGGAGGAGAAACAGTTTGTCTGTCTGTGTTCTCTGCACAGTTGGAATTACACCGTCATGCCGCCAAACATGCTCAACGTTTATGATTCCTTCGTCGATTTGGGCAGATCTTTGAGTGTTCTTCGGCCACCGCAGGATGTCATAGACAGTCTGAAAGGAAACAGAGTTAGTGAGCGCCTGGCAAAAAGACTGGAAGATGGCTTCACATTAGTCAAGTACCGACTGCAGACTGGCGAGTCAACTATGGCATTCTATCGAAGTCCCTTCACCCCTACAGTTGTCCCCAAGAACCCGTATTTCGACACTTGTTCCAACTCAGGTCAGGATTTTCAGGTCCTTGATCAAGAGCTGGGAATTGTGGATGTGACATATTCGTCTGCTTGGAACTTGGGCAGGGTCCTCGCTGTAGGGGACCAGGGATTCACGGCCGCACTATCCCGGCTCAGGGGCGCTATCCATAAGTCGGCCATGCACAAGATCAAGCTTGCAGCGGCAAAGAAACTTGGAGGGGAGACGAGCGTGAGGACACTTGCCGAAGTcttggatgggatgaaacATACAGTCAACAGACTCCATGAGATGAGCGAGGGACTACCAACAGAAACCCCTGATCCTGTAGACGGACCATCTGatccagcaacaccacccactTCTTCCTGGGTGCGCTGGTTCCGACCCATCCTCGGGCCCAAAAGGACTCGTGCTCTTGACCTCAACAACCGCATTATAGAGCAGCAATATCTCGAAGCGGCAACGGAGGCAGCGCTCGAGCTTTCTCTTGCCCAGGGCAGTGATGAAAAACACCAAATTGTCTATGACGAAACAAACAGCCCTGTCTCTACTGACTGGATGGTTGTACTTGCGTTTGTCATGGACCGGATGTTTCTCTCTGGCGTCCCTGCGCATTATCTCATCAGTGACCCATCCCACCTCAGTCCGGAAAGCCTCAAGTTCTTCTACATCGATCCCAACTGGGTGGATGCGATGATTGACGGAACTCTTAGCCTGGGTAATGAGAAAGGGACAGACATGGATCGTGCAGCTATCAAGGAGGCCGTCAACCGTTTCATCAAGCACCTCCCAGAAGAGCAGAAACATCGTCCGCAGGTTCCCACATATGGATTCTACCTCCGATCCGATCTGGTCACCATGTTTCCTGATCTCAAAGTGGACACTGTTCGTAAAGACCAGGAGGCTCCGCCGCAGGCACCACTGTTACGCCATGAGATTGTTGCCGACGGTGTCATGCTCGGTCTGCTCGATCGTACCCCTGGCTCTGTGGACTTTGACAAACTGATCTTCACCCAGCCTCCCCACCAGCCGTGTTTCGCAGTAGGAAACAGTCTTGGAGCAGACCATCTCACCGTCAACATGAGGAAACAGTACACGGTTGACAAGGAGGAGCGCAAACTGGACCCCAGCAATCCACAGTTGCCATTCAAGCCACCCATTGAGCAAAGCCCAACCTCCAAAGACAACTTTTTTCTGTGGAATACGGTTCCTAGGGCTGTACAGCCAGATGTCGAAGACGACCTGCGCTTGCTGAGGTCAACCAGATTGGCAAAGGTGCAACTCGATATGCTCAACGACAAGAACCTGATGAAGCCGTACAAGCACCCCAACAATCCCGAGGGGCCTGATATTGTTCCTTTTGAAGATGACACTCCCAACTCCGCCTTGTTCGCCATGCAGCTAACAGAGCCGATCTACTACCTCGAAATTGACCTGAAGAAGAGAGGATCTGGCCAGCCCGTCCCAGCCATTGCGAGCCTACAGCCGCCCGAGAACACCACCATGATACGCAGTCTTGCTTTCGCGGTACCGGAGGGACCGCAGACCCTGCGCACCCTCCATTCAACCAACCATCCAATCGTCCCAAaactcttcccccccaccgctGCCTCTGGCGATGAGGATTCGGGCTCAGAGGATGACAGCGACCATCCTTTTCTCCGCCCCCGcgcagcctcaacagccgcCAGCTCTATCTTCTCCTTGGATACCTCAGAACCAGCCCCCTTGGCATACTCACCCTGTGACGCACCGCACATTCGCAGCATCCCCACCGTCACATctcccatccttcccccATCGCCGTCCACTCCCCACTTCGCCCGTTTAGCCATCAGGGCAGCCATAGCCGCCGAAGACCCAGCCGGCCCCCCAGTCTTCAAATGCACAGCCTACACACCCAACCAGAACGCCATCTacaccaacagcctcaacctccccaaagaCATCGTattctccatcctcgtcagCAACACCCAAAGCAACTACATGCTCAAGGAATTCGACGTCTGCATTCCGCTAGGAGACACAAAATACCAAGGGAGGAACATGCTCATGAAGACATACCAAGGCGCGGGAGCCACGATCTTGAGTAACTTGCGGTTCAATGCGCTGCTGCAATTCTCCAAGCTTCATGACCCTGAGTTGGATGtgctgatgttgaggttgttgccgCGGAGTAGTAGTGGTTTTGTTAGTGTGAGGAAGGTGTATGAGCTTAGTTCGATACTGTCGCTTGCGTACTTGAATGAttatgggaagggggataGGGTGGTTAGGTTGATTACGCTTGCTTATTTtaggggggcgagggagcgTGATCCGATTaggggggagtttgaggtGGTTCTGTCTAATGATGGTTAG